In the Chitinophagales bacterium genome, one interval contains:
- a CDS encoding SLATT domain-containing protein, whose product MNKKNYAETLYEKLWKTKGTRFIAHKRLEHVNQLSNWAVALNSVYVIIASLLSIKPFSDYSKLTPEYLSLLTIFLSLIIIVLSLIENSKNYKAKADSLHQCGKDLNQLYERLEQIKYRYDEAAMRDEIEKLGSDYQKIIDKYPENHLSMDYDLFVASDRELTKSKFDSFITKLRIWLRVNIPYYLAILIPFLCIALMIKKP is encoded by the coding sequence ATGAATAAAAAGAACTACGCCGAAACGCTTTACGAAAAACTTTGGAAAACCAAAGGCACAAGATTCATTGCTCACAAAAGATTGGAGCATGTGAATCAACTTTCAAATTGGGCTGTTGCTCTCAATTCAGTTTATGTAATCATAGCGAGTTTGCTTTCTATCAAACCGTTTTCTGACTATTCAAAACTTACTCCTGAATATTTATCCCTACTAACGATATTTCTTTCCCTGATAATTATCGTTCTCAGTTTGATTGAGAACTCAAAGAATTACAAAGCCAAAGCAGATTCATTGCATCAGTGTGGAAAGGACTTGAATCAACTATATGAACGCCTTGAACAAATCAAGTATAGATACGATGAAGCAGCAATGAGAGATGAGATTGAGAAATTGGGAAGTGATTATCAAAAGATCATTGACAAGTATCCAGAAAACCATCTTTCAATGGACTATGATTTGTTTGTTGCATCTGACAGAGAATTAACCAAGAGCAAGTTTGATTCATTTATAACCAAATTGAGAATTTGGTTGCGAGTAAATATCCCGTATTACTTGGCGATTCTCATTCCGTTTCTCTGCATAGCTCTAATGATTAAGAAACCATAA
- a CDS encoding acetyl-CoA C-acyltransferase: MNEVFIMSVARTPIGSLGGVLSSLTAPQLGAIAIKGALERAGITAAQVQEVYMGNVLSANVGQAPAQQASIAAGIPTTVPCTTINKVCASGMKSIMLGAQSVMMGINDIVVAGGMESMSNAPYYLEKARTGYRYGHGQVIDAIIRDGLWDPYSDFAMGNAGEVCAKEYKVTREDQDNYAIESYQRAIRAYETGAFNDEIIGVEVAVGKEKVMVKEDEEVKKVKFDKIPSLRPAFQKDGTITAANASKINDGAAAVVLMSAQKAAELGLKPKAKIRGFADASQDPTWFTTTPSVAMPKAMKMAGLEMKDAELAEINEAFSVVSIVNNRLMKLDPANVNIYGGAVALGHPIGTSGARITITLLSALKQQGKKIGVAGICNGGGGASAIVIENVG, from the coding sequence ATGAATGAAGTCTTTATTATGTCTGTTGCCAGAACACCCATCGGTAGCCTCGGTGGTGTGCTCTCTTCCCTCACCGCACCGCAACTGGGTGCCATAGCCATCAAAGGTGCATTGGAAAGGGCCGGCATTACGGCAGCACAGGTACAGGAAGTTTACATGGGCAATGTGTTAAGCGCCAATGTCGGACAGGCACCGGCACAACAGGCTTCTATCGCAGCCGGCATTCCTACCACCGTTCCCTGCACCACCATCAATAAAGTATGTGCTTCAGGTATGAAATCCATTATGTTAGGCGCTCAGTCTGTCATGATGGGAATAAATGATATAGTAGTGGCAGGCGGTATGGAAAGTATGTCGAATGCGCCGTATTATCTGGAGAAAGCACGTACCGGTTACCGCTATGGCCATGGACAGGTGATTGATGCCATTATCCGCGACGGATTATGGGATCCGTACAGTGATTTCGCTATGGGCAATGCAGGGGAAGTTTGTGCCAAAGAATATAAGGTAACACGGGAAGACCAGGATAATTACGCGATTGAATCTTACCAGCGTGCGATCAGGGCATACGAGACAGGCGCCTTTAATGATGAGATCATCGGTGTGGAAGTAGCAGTTGGAAAGGAAAAGGTGATGGTGAAAGAAGATGAAGAAGTGAAGAAAGTGAAATTTGATAAGATCCCTTCTTTGCGCCCTGCTTTTCAGAAGGATGGTACCATCACTGCCGCCAATGCCTCAAAAATCAATGACGGTGCCGCTGCTGTTGTTTTGATGAGCGCGCAAAAAGCGGCTGAACTCGGACTGAAGCCCAAAGCAAAAATCAGGGGTTTTGCCGATGCCTCGCAGGACCCGACCTGGTTTACCACCACACCATCTGTTGCCATGCCTAAAGCCATGAAGATGGCCGGCCTTGAAATGAAAGATGCTGAGCTGGCGGAAATCAATGAAGCTTTTTCAGTAGTGTCTATCGTCAATAACAGATTGATGAAACTGGATCCGGCGAATGTGAATATTTATGGCGGTGCTGTGGCGCTCGGTCATCCTATCGGCACTTCAGGCGCACGCATTACCATTACATTGCTGAGTGCGTTGAAACAGCAGGGAAAGAAGATCGGTGTGGCCGGCATCTGCAACGGAGGCGGTGGGGCAAGCGCCATCGTGATAGAAAACGTTGGTTAG
- a CDS encoding M1 family metallopeptidase: MKSSPFIAAIFLVHFVIHTGFAQQKDLPLARDFMQAYESGTRSTDGNPGIHYWQNRGDYVLKIAFDPATALLNGTETITYYNNSPDTLNKLVFHLFPNFYKKGMQRNYYCDEADENEGVTIESLQVDTQMIAVSDNRNLHFRGTNMIVVPDEPILPATKVTLQVVWHYTVNKGSHVRTGMVDPSTFFLAYTFPRIAVYDDINGWDEWSYSGLQEFYNDFGDFDAAITVPKGFVVWATGTLQNAKDVFAPKIYERYRAALSADSIMQIIDSTDYSSGNITATAPLQTWRFTASGVTDFAFALSDHYLWRGSSPITDPGGGRRVFVDAAYNKDAVDFFEVASVARQCVELMSSTYPAVPFPFPHITVFQGLDQMEYPMMVNDDVSESRLDMVQLTSHEIIHSYFPFYMGINETKYAWMDEGWATIGESVISPLLGEPEEDGIYMRKRYESIAGTDREVPVMTNSKLIEGATYQTNSYGKAGLFYYTLQQLLGDELFFKALHAYIDRWHGKHPTPYDFFYTFNNVTGQNLNWFFLPWCFENGYPDLALTGVEQQQGKKTAQNTWQVTVSRKGNIPVPVALQFTLENDSVIEKTWSPVTWKDGSSTCVLRQTLPGKLKSVKLGNDSIPDVYHADNFWQQAH; encoded by the coding sequence ATGAAGTCATCGCCCTTTATAGCCGCCATTTTCCTTGTTCATTTTGTTATTCATACCGGTTTTGCACAGCAAAAGGACTTGCCTTTAGCCCGTGATTTTATGCAGGCCTATGAGTCGGGCACCCGTTCAACTGATGGTAATCCGGGTATTCATTACTGGCAAAACCGCGGCGATTATGTATTGAAAATTGCATTCGATCCGGCAACAGCATTATTGAATGGGACGGAAACGATAACCTATTACAATAACAGTCCGGATACCTTGAACAAGTTAGTCTTTCACCTCTTCCCCAATTTTTATAAAAAGGGTATGCAGCGCAATTATTATTGTGATGAGGCGGATGAGAATGAGGGTGTAACGATTGAATCACTGCAGGTTGACACGCAAATGATAGCAGTATCGGATAACCGCAACCTGCACTTCCGCGGCACTAACATGATTGTAGTGCCCGACGAACCAATACTGCCTGCAACAAAAGTAACGCTGCAGGTTGTCTGGCACTATACGGTTAACAAAGGTTCACATGTAAGAACCGGAATGGTAGATCCTTCTACTTTTTTCCTGGCTTATACTTTCCCCAGGATTGCTGTGTACGACGATATCAACGGTTGGGACGAATGGAGTTACAGCGGGTTGCAGGAGTTTTATAATGATTTCGGAGATTTTGATGCTGCCATCACGGTGCCGAAGGGTTTTGTCGTCTGGGCTACAGGCACGCTGCAGAATGCGAAGGATGTTTTCGCTCCCAAGATCTACGAACGTTACCGGGCGGCGCTCAGCGCTGATTCCATTATGCAAATCATTGACAGCACTGATTACAGCAGCGGTAATATAACCGCAACAGCACCACTGCAGACCTGGAGATTCACGGCATCCGGTGTTACGGATTTCGCTTTTGCGCTTAGTGATCATTATCTCTGGCGCGGAAGTTCTCCCATTACAGATCCTGGCGGCGGCAGAAGGGTTTTTGTGGATGCCGCCTACAATAAGGATGCGGTTGACTTTTTTGAAGTGGCGTCGGTCGCCCGTCAGTGTGTGGAACTGATGAGTTCAACGTATCCGGCGGTACCTTTTCCATTTCCGCATATCACCGTTTTCCAGGGCCTGGATCAGATGGAGTATCCCATGATGGTGAATGATGATGTTTCGGAAAGCAGGCTGGATATGGTGCAGCTCACTTCCCATGAAATTATCCACTCTTATTTTCCATTTTATATGGGAATCAATGAGACAAAATATGCCTGGATGGATGAAGGCTGGGCGACTATCGGAGAATCGGTGATTTCACCGCTGCTTGGTGAACCGGAAGAAGATGGCATTTATATGCGCAAAAGATATGAATCAATTGCGGGCACCGACCGGGAAGTGCCGGTAATGACCAATTCAAAGCTGATTGAAGGAGCCACTTATCAAACCAATTCGTATGGCAAAGCGGGCTTGTTCTATTACACGCTGCAGCAGTTATTGGGTGATGAATTGTTTTTTAAAGCCTTGCATGCCTACATTGATCGGTGGCATGGTAAGCATCCTACACCATACGATTTTTTTTATACGTTCAATAATGTCACCGGGCAGAACCTGAATTGGTTCTTTCTTCCCTGGTGTTTTGAAAACGGTTATCCTGACCTGGCACTGACAGGAGTGGAGCAACAGCAGGGAAAAAAAACAGCACAAAACACCTGGCAGGTCACGGTGAGCAGAAAGGGTAATATTCCTGTTCCGGTCGCTCTTCAGTTCACCCTGGAAAATGATTCGGTTATTGAAAAAACCTGGTCGCCCGTTACCTGGAAAGATGGAAGCAGTACCTGTGTTTTACGGCAAACACTTCCCGGCAAACTGAAATCAGTGAAACTTGGCAATGATTCCATCCCGGATGTCTATCATGCCGACAATTTCTGGCAGCAGGCTCATTGA
- a CDS encoding MjaI family restriction endonuclease — MKTIKISNNEILSLLDAEASTFPKYATQILNLANQNAQGTRPSVVGQMSDLIQEFPGTKLKEWEEWYLNKHPESLSLAAAKVLEMVENFKDVMTKIDREMVEKWVKDLVILKTFIGLKFQEAILKSVASKLKTTYRLATSEEESQGIDGLIGEKPISIKPTSYEVKKSLSETIEVPFIFYEKLKDGIKISFDESIA; from the coding sequence ATGAAGACAATAAAAATTTCAAATAACGAAATCCTATCCCTGCTTGATGCAGAAGCATCCACTTTTCCAAAATACGCAACTCAGATTTTAAATCTTGCTAACCAAAACGCACAAGGGACAAGACCTTCTGTTGTTGGACAAATGAGTGATTTAATTCAGGAGTTTCCTGGAACTAAATTAAAGGAGTGGGAAGAATGGTATTTGAATAAGCATCCTGAATCCTTATCACTTGCAGCCGCAAAAGTTCTTGAAATGGTTGAGAACTTCAAAGATGTAATGACCAAGATTGATAGAGAAATGGTTGAGAAGTGGGTTAAAGATTTAGTAATCTTAAAGACATTTATCGGATTAAAATTTCAAGAGGCAATTTTGAAAAGTGTTGCATCAAAACTAAAGACAACATATCGGCTTGCTACATCAGAAGAAGAATCACAAGGCATAGACGGATTGATTGGCGAAAAACCCATAAGCATCAAACCAACTTCTTACGAAGTAAAAAAATCTCTTTCCGAAACTATTGAAGTTCCTTTTATCTTCTATGAAAAATTAAAAGACGGAATAAAAATATCCTTTGATGAATCTATTGCCTAA
- a CDS encoding thermonuclease family protein, with amino-acid sequence MAELPNNSMHLALTSPPYWQLKDYGSDNQLGFHDSYENYINNLNLVWKECYRTLHNGCRLCVNIGDQFARAVYYGRYKVIPIREEIIKFCENIGFDYMGAIIWQKVTTSNTTGGGVQMGSYPYPRNGILKLDYEFILVFKKLGEAPKPTKENKELSKMTAQEWNTFFAGHWNFAGARQDNHIAMFPEELPKRLIKMFAFVGDTVLDPFAGSGTSNLAAKNLGRNSVGYEINSDFIPIIKQKLQSNQKDIHNTSFEFIKQKPLKIDFAKEIEKLPYIFKDPHTLDKKIDVKKLQFGSKIDKDSSTQREDFFTVKEVISPEMIRLSNDLTVKLIGIKEDPIINVEATKFLKDKTKGKKVFLRYDNIKHDKENNVLCYLYLENKTFLNAHLIKNGLAQVDSKIDFKYKDKFQLLFNQAPINEDNKNFK; translated from the coding sequence ATGGCTGAATTGCCTAACAATTCGATGCACCTTGCTTTAACTTCTCCGCCCTATTGGCAACTCAAGGACTACGGCTCTGACAACCAACTCGGTTTTCATGACAGCTACGAGAATTACATCAATAACCTGAATTTGGTTTGGAAAGAGTGCTACCGCACACTTCACAACGGTTGCAGGTTGTGTGTGAATATAGGCGACCAGTTTGCCCGTGCAGTTTATTATGGACGATACAAAGTGATTCCGATTCGTGAGGAGATAATCAAGTTCTGTGAGAACATTGGTTTTGATTACATGGGTGCAATTATTTGGCAGAAGGTTACGACCAGTAACACAACAGGTGGCGGTGTTCAGATGGGTTCATACCCATATCCAAGAAACGGAATTTTGAAACTGGATTATGAGTTCATTTTGGTTTTCAAAAAACTTGGTGAAGCACCCAAGCCAACAAAAGAAAATAAAGAGCTTTCAAAAATGACAGCACAAGAATGGAACACATTCTTTGCAGGACATTGGAATTTCGCTGGAGCAAGACAAGACAATCACATTGCAATGTTCCCTGAAGAATTGCCAAAGCGTTTGATAAAAATGTTTGCGTTTGTTGGCGACACAGTTCTTGACCCATTTGCTGGAAGCGGAACATCAAATCTTGCTGCTAAAAATTTAGGAAGAAATTCTGTTGGCTATGAAATCAATTCTGATTTTATTCCAATCATCAAACAGAAACTGCAATCAAATCAGAAGGATATTCACAACACTTCATTTGAGTTTATCAAACAGAAACCTTTGAAGATTGATTTTGCAAAGGAGATTGAAAAGCTGCCTTACATTTTCAAAGACCCCCATACTCTTGACAAGAAAATTGATGTAAAAAAATTGCAGTTCGGCAGTAAGATTGACAAGGACAGTTCAACACAGCGAGAAGATTTTTTCACTGTGAAAGAAGTTATCAGTCCAGAAATGATTCGTTTGAGCAATGACCTTACTGTAAAGCTTATCGGAATAAAAGAAGACCCTATCATCAATGTAGAAGCAACAAAATTTTTAAAAGACAAAACGAAAGGGAAAAAGGTTTTTCTTCGTTATGACAACATCAAGCATGACAAGGAAAACAATGTTCTCTGCTATCTCTATCTTGAAAACAAAACTTTTCTCAATGCACATCTGATTAAAAACGGACTTGCACAGGTGGACAGCAAAATAGATTTCAAATACAAAGACAAGTTTCAACTGTTATTCAATCAAGCACCTATTAATGAAGACAATAAAAATTTCAAATAA
- a CDS encoding alpha/beta hydrolase → MNAKIIYKNEITFRAGKALLEGNLVIPEQAKGVVIFCHGINSSRHSPRNRHLADVFNNHGIATLLVSLEKVEEDLFLKGTNLNELADRVCDITQAILNINPTRKLPVGYFGSGSGAAVALTASTRLQGFVSAIVCRDGRPDTAVEILDQVKTPSLFLCAEKDKEGIAINEMAKGYIRGTCRLQVIKEASYLFEEEGKLDEVAQYAIDWFNKYLPMPKQTARPLHPPFSHSLAS, encoded by the coding sequence ATGAACGCAAAAATCATTTATAAGAATGAGATAACCTTCAGGGCAGGCAAGGCATTGCTGGAAGGTAACCTGGTAATTCCGGAACAGGCAAAAGGTGTTGTGATTTTTTGCCATGGAATTAACAGCAGCCGGCACAGCCCGCGAAACCGTCACCTGGCTGATGTTTTCAATAATCATGGAATCGCCACCCTGCTTGTAAGCCTTGAAAAAGTGGAGGAAGACCTCTTCCTGAAAGGCACCAACCTCAATGAACTCGCCGACAGGGTATGCGATATCACGCAAGCCATACTGAATATCAACCCGACCAGAAAACTGCCGGTAGGTTATTTTGGATCCGGCTCAGGCGCAGCTGTTGCGCTGACGGCCTCCACCAGGCTACAGGGTTTTGTAAGTGCCATTGTTTGCCGCGACGGAAGGCCTGATACCGCAGTAGAAATTTTAGACCAGGTAAAAACACCTTCTTTGTTTCTGTGTGCGGAGAAAGACAAAGAAGGGATTGCCATCAATGAAATGGCGAAGGGCTATATACGGGGAACCTGCAGATTGCAGGTGATTAAAGAAGCATCCTATCTTTTTGAAGAGGAAGGTAAACTTGATGAGGTTGCTCAGTACGCCATTGACTGGTTTAATAAATACCTGCCAATGCCGAAACAAACGGCCAGGCCTTTGCATCCGCCCTTCAGCCACTCTCTTGCCAGTTGA
- a CDS encoding reverse transcriptase/maturase family protein: MNKKYAEQFSYSNLETCFDKKVVKVKSKGIDKKSANNFKKDIVNELKFLERKIQNGTFTFSPYLELLRVKRRDSNPRMLSLPTIRDRIVLSTLKEILHVDFADCVNKAMPNSYIRRVKKYLQDNKGHRIYYLKADITQFYEKVNRTLLMEKLEERISDTDLLAILKAAIETPTVPSSYRRTDLETYVTDKGVPQGLSISNILAQIYLKSFDDYFKTKLKSSFYLRYVDDILILSKSDCKPLKKSIEEKLKQLGLTLNEKKTNWGNLDEGTEFLSYLIKDGIVSISDKKIENQVNKVAAKLTWFKKGMADPKERPRYFFGDDKKFKWKFLQEVNEIITGSKSIKKNYGWLFYFSEVEDLSVFHKIDNIIASMFSSLKLFNYKTPKKLKRTVRAFYEIKFNRGGNYVNDYDKLRTRKKKRDFLNKMAVTDPNKTYSEKEENDLFEAYRDGNLNNLERNIGYDY, translated from the coding sequence ATGAATAAGAAATATGCAGAACAATTTTCCTATTCAAACCTTGAAACCTGCTTTGATAAAAAAGTAGTAAAGGTTAAGTCAAAAGGTATTGATAAAAAGTCGGCAAATAATTTTAAGAAGGATATAGTGAACGAGTTAAAATTTCTTGAAAGGAAAATTCAGAATGGAACTTTTACATTCTCACCATACTTAGAATTGCTCCGTGTTAAGCGCAGGGATTCTAACCCAAGAATGCTTTCGCTCCCAACTATACGAGACCGAATTGTTTTAAGCACCCTCAAAGAAATACTTCATGTTGATTTTGCTGATTGTGTAAATAAAGCAATGCCGAACAGTTATATTCGGAGAGTAAAAAAATATTTACAAGATAATAAAGGGCATAGAATTTATTATCTCAAAGCGGACATAACTCAGTTCTACGAAAAGGTCAACAGAACCTTATTGATGGAAAAACTTGAAGAACGAATTAGCGATACTGACTTGCTTGCTATATTAAAAGCAGCTATTGAAACACCAACAGTTCCTTCAAGCTACAGACGAACTGATTTGGAAACTTATGTAACCGATAAAGGAGTTCCCCAAGGGCTTTCAATTTCCAATATCCTTGCTCAGATTTATTTAAAGAGTTTTGATGATTATTTCAAAACAAAACTCAAATCAAGTTTTTACTTGCGATATGTTGACGATATTCTAATTCTCTCCAAATCCGATTGCAAACCATTAAAAAAATCAATTGAAGAAAAACTGAAACAACTTGGGCTGACTTTAAATGAAAAGAAAACCAATTGGGGAAATCTTGACGAAGGAACTGAGTTCCTAAGTTACTTGATTAAAGACGGCATCGTTTCAATAAGCGATAAGAAAATTGAAAATCAGGTTAACAAAGTAGCGGCTAAATTAACATGGTTTAAAAAAGGAATGGCTGACCCAAAAGAAAGACCTCGTTATTTTTTTGGCGATGACAAAAAATTTAAATGGAAATTTCTCCAAGAGGTAAATGAAATCATTACAGGTTCTAAGAGCATAAAGAAAAACTACGGATGGTTGTTTTACTTTTCAGAGGTTGAAGACCTCAGTGTATTTCACAAAATAGACAACATCATTGCCTCTATGTTTTCATCTCTCAAATTGTTTAACTACAAGACACCAAAAAAATTAAAGCGGACTGTTCGGGCTTTTTATGAAATTAAATTCAACAGAGGCGGGAACTATGTCAATGACTACGACAAGTTAAGAACCCGAAAGAAGAAGAGAGATTTTTTAAACAAGATGGCGGTTACAGACCCAAATAAAACTTACAGTGAAAAGGAAGAGAATGATTTGTTTGAAGCATACAGAGACGGCAACTTGAATAATCTTGAAAGAAATATTGGGTATGACTATTAA
- a CDS encoding universal stress protein: MKKILAVFDGVNYAEQTASFGIELANNTDSLLVGVFLHDLSYSRFVYAYAWDIPTQYYYGFQEIEKEDNTKINENIKIFKSQCEAGGIKHKIHLDSGVPLHELLKESAFTDLLLIDNKTSFMRIGDRSPSLFLKDLLAESKCPVLIIPDKKPDINKVVIAYDGSDSSVFAMKMFSYLFPQLDNLPTQIVTVNHSSSNHIPQNRDVKDLANQHFRNLTFTVLNGEPEEELKQFLKNAGDDVLVVLGAYGRSALSRMFHSSISNKILTEVKVPLFIAHQ; this comes from the coding sequence ATGAAAAAGATCCTCGCTGTGTTTGATGGTGTCAATTATGCCGAGCAGACTGCAAGTTTTGGAATTGAACTGGCAAACAATACTGATTCTTTACTGGTGGGCGTTTTCCTTCACGACCTCTCCTATTCGAGATTCGTCTATGCATATGCATGGGATATTCCGACACAATATTATTATGGCTTCCAGGAAATAGAAAAGGAAGACAACACAAAGATCAATGAGAATATCAAGATTTTCAAGAGCCAGTGCGAAGCTGGCGGCATCAAACACAAGATACACCTCGACAGCGGTGTTCCCCTACACGAATTATTAAAAGAAAGCGCCTTTACCGACCTGTTGCTTATCGATAACAAGACCAGCTTTATGCGTATTGGAGACCGTTCGCCCAGCCTTTTCCTGAAGGATCTATTGGCAGAATCCAAGTGCCCGGTGCTGATTATTCCTGATAAGAAACCGGACATTAACAAGGTAGTAATCGCCTATGACGGAAGCGACTCAAGCGTTTTTGCCATGAAAATGTTCAGTTACCTTTTCCCGCAACTTGATAATCTGCCAACACAGATTGTGACCGTGAATCACTCTTCTTCCAACCACATTCCTCAAAACAGGGATGTTAAGGACCTCGCCAACCAGCATTTCAGGAATCTCACCTTTACGGTGCTGAATGGCGAACCCGAAGAAGAACTCAAGCAGTTCTTGAAAAATGCAGGAGATGATGTACTCGTTGTGCTGGGTGCTTATGGCAGAAGTGCGTTATCGAGGATGTTTCATTCCAGCATCTCCAATAAAATCTTAACAGAAGTTAAAGTGCCATTATTCATTGCACACCAATAA
- a CDS encoding META domain-containing protein, with amino-acid sequence MKNFTPFLMLMITVVLSCNTPSGTSSTAKLSKTMTTLTQSKWQLFSINGQKAYAKEGSSIPTLAFDAEKMSVSGNSGCNSFSGGFTAEKDALSFGNLATTRMMCADMKMETDFIAAITKTAKFSMYEGKLVLHDAEGKQLMSFDPLPQ; translated from the coding sequence ATGAAAAATTTCACTCCCTTCCTGATGCTCATGATAACAGTGGTGCTGTCGTGTAACACACCGTCAGGAACTTCCTCCACCGCTAAACTTTCCAAAACCATGACCACGCTGACGCAAAGCAAATGGCAGTTGTTTTCCATAAACGGACAGAAAGCCTATGCGAAGGAAGGGAGCAGTATTCCCACACTTGCTTTTGATGCGGAAAAGATGAGCGTCAGCGGCAACAGCGGCTGCAATTCTTTTTCAGGCGGGTTTACTGCAGAGAAGGATGCCTTGTCCTTCGGCAATCTTGCCACAACCCGCATGATGTGCGCCGACATGAAAATGGAAACAGACTTTATAGCAGCCATCACAAAGACGGCTAAGTTTTCCATGTATGAAGGCAAACTTGTATTGCATGATGCGGAAGGAAAGCAACTGATGTCTTTTGATCCGCTCCCTCAATAA
- a CDS encoding PorT family protein, giving the protein MKTIFFIAIWLMSATAVFAQFEIGLNGAVATTWLLNDNVSDQGPNLNPNFSVGWSSGVVGNFYFTKSIGVGAELNYSVVNQKYDGAIMEINYDAVNSLKYYELPLLFKLKTETGFYFEAGPQFDFLLAATEDFSMSPADPDLDYTGTDIKTGLSGMVTGAVFGFGGRFPLSNHVLLTAGLRFFAGLTDATEEESEAEYLQNMENGKLGIAAAFAHIDQQGNFHYEKTTLTSGGIQVGLLYSFGNLKD; this is encoded by the coding sequence ATGAAAACGATTTTTTTTATTGCAATCTGGCTGATGAGTGCTACTGCCGTATTCGCTCAGTTTGAGATCGGCCTCAATGGAGCCGTAGCTACCACCTGGCTGCTGAATGATAATGTTTCAGATCAGGGGCCTAACCTCAATCCGAATTTTTCTGTGGGATGGTCGAGTGGTGTGGTGGGTAATTTCTATTTTACAAAAAGCATCGGCGTCGGCGCAGAGCTGAACTACAGCGTGGTGAATCAAAAATATGATGGGGCAATTATGGAAATAAACTATGACGCGGTTAACTCGCTCAAATACTATGAGCTGCCCTTATTGTTCAAACTGAAAACGGAAACAGGATTTTATTTTGAAGCGGGCCCGCAGTTTGATTTCCTGCTTGCGGCAACGGAAGATTTCTCCATGAGTCCTGCTGACCCTGATCTCGATTATACAGGTACCGATATTAAAACCGGGTTGTCGGGCATGGTTACCGGCGCTGTATTTGGCTTTGGCGGCAGGTTTCCTTTGTCAAATCATGTTTTGCTTACCGCCGGGCTTCGCTTCTTTGCCGGTCTGACAGATGCCACAGAAGAAGAATCGGAAGCTGAATACTTGCAGAATATGGAGAATGGTAAATTAGGGATTGCCGCTGCCTTCGCGCATATTGATCAGCAAGGAAATTTTCATTACGAAAAAACTACGCTTACTTCCGGTGGCATTCAAGTCGGACTGCTGTATTCCTTCGGAAACCTGAAAGATTAA
- the trxA gene encoding thioredoxin, with product MQPFNELISGSKPVVVDFYADWCGPCKTMAPILLEVKSSVQDQATIIKIDVDKAQALAAEYGIRAIPTLLIFKNGKEVWRRSGVCPPQELKNKILSLV from the coding sequence ATGCAACCTTTTAATGAATTGATCAGCGGCAGCAAGCCGGTGGTGGTTGACTTTTATGCCGACTGGTGCGGCCCCTGTAAGACCATGGCGCCTATATTGCTGGAGGTAAAATCTTCGGTGCAGGACCAGGCCACTATCATCAAGATTGATGTAGATAAAGCACAGGCACTTGCTGCCGAGTATGGCATCAGGGCAATTCCTACGCTCCTGATATTTAAAAATGGCAAAGAAGTGTGGCGCCGCTCTGGTGTGTGCCCGCCCCAGGAGCTTAAAAATAAAATCTTAAGCCTGGTTTAG
- a CDS encoding SOS response-associated peptidase, which produces MCYNYEDLEHRARRRWRHDHPEDAMQVPGNASLPPLINSVEGDMSLYPGRMGNIILLGESTVRQGYFGLLSPWNKKAGDAKSTFNARNDTIAEKPTWRGPWLRKQRCIVQTSGFYETDKATKRKYFFSVRGTEAFFYGGLFNWWTNPANNEKLLTYAIITTSPNMLVADFHNRMPWIIDQEILANWMNPQAELAELLKLMQPYPHFLIECTEVEVEKRKGQSSLGF; this is translated from the coding sequence ATGTGTTACAACTACGAAGATCTTGAGCACCGTGCAAGAAGAAGATGGCGGCATGATCATCCGGAGGATGCGATGCAGGTACCGGGAAATGCATCGCTGCCACCATTGATTAATTCCGTAGAAGGAGATATGAGTTTATACCCCGGAAGAATGGGTAACATCATTTTGCTGGGGGAATCCACTGTTCGGCAAGGTTATTTTGGATTGTTATCGCCCTGGAATAAAAAAGCCGGCGATGCCAAAAGCACCTTTAATGCACGGAATGACACGATTGCGGAGAAGCCTACCTGGAGAGGCCCATGGCTTCGTAAGCAACGCTGCATCGTGCAGACATCCGGTTTCTATGAAACCGATAAGGCGACCAAAAGAAAATATTTTTTTTCAGTAAGAGGCACTGAAGCCTTTTTCTATGGTGGGTTATTCAACTGGTGGACTAACCCGGCCAACAATGAAAAGCTATTGACCTATGCCATTATCACCACTTCGCCCAATATGCTGGTAGCCGATTTTCATAACCGCATGCCATGGATCATTGACCAGGAAATTCTTGCCAACTGGATGAACCCGCAGGCAGAACTTGCAGAATTGCTAAAGCTGATGCAGCCTTATCCTCATTTTTTAATTGAATGCACTGAAGTGGAAGTGGAAAAACGCAAAGGACAAAGCAGTCTTGGATTTTAA